The following are from one region of the Cloacibacterium sp. TD35 genome:
- a CDS encoding phosphatase PAP2 family protein, which yields MTWEESLVNILLMIGLVVIPIFSWIGWNVKKGNYTNMDVSDRKQRNSLYLFNFIVITIYTGVLYYTKQRTDLLFIIVFLFILMLIMHISNFFIKSSMHTAFNVFVTALFFSLSPTLGIIWLVLTSFVVISRIILNRHTPKEVIMGAFIGTVVSLSYLYFNIQTFL from the coding sequence ATGACCTGGGAAGAATCTTTAGTCAATATTTTATTAATGATTGGTTTAGTAGTTATTCCTATTTTCTCATGGATTGGCTGGAATGTGAAGAAAGGAAACTACACCAACATGGATGTGTCTGACCGAAAACAGAGAAACAGTCTTTATCTCTTTAATTTTATAGTCATTACCATTTATACTGGAGTTTTGTATTATACTAAACAAAGAACTGACTTGCTTTTCATAATTGTTTTCTTGTTTATACTCATGCTGATTATGCACATCAGTAATTTTTTCATCAAAAGTTCTATGCATACCGCTTTTAATGTTTTTGTAACGGCATTATTCTTTTCTTTAAGTCCTACTTTGGGCATTATTTGGCTCGTTCTCACTTCATTTGTAGTTATTTCTAGAATCATCCTCAATAGACACACCCCGAAAGAAGTCATCATGGGAGCCTTCATAGGCACAGTAGTATCTTTATCTTATCTATATTTTAATATTCAGACATTTCTATAA
- the pdhA gene encoding pyruvate dehydrogenase (acetyl-transferring) E1 component subunit alpha, producing MKEFSKEVYLQWYADMTMWRRFEDKCRSLYLKQKIRGFLHLYNGQEAIPAGFAHAMDLTKDAMITAYRCHVHPMAMGVDPKRIMAELCGKATGTSNGLGGSMHIFSKEHRFYGGHGIVGGQIPLGAGIAFADKYFERGGVTICYFGDGAVRQGALHETFNMAMNWKLPVVFVVENNQYAMGTSVSRTANHEDIYKLGLGYEMPCMPVDAMDPEKVAEVAYEAVERARRGDGPTFIEARTYRFRGHSMSDAEPYRTKEEVALKKEEDPIVLVKNRILENKWATEEELEAIEEKSKMFVEECEAFAEESPYPNAEKVYEYVYSEPNYPFLDKLEN from the coding sequence ATGAAAGAGTTTTCTAAAGAAGTTTATTTGCAATGGTATGCAGATATGACAATGTGGAGAAGGTTTGAAGACAAATGCCGTTCTCTTTATCTAAAACAAAAAATTAGAGGTTTTTTACACTTATACAATGGCCAAGAAGCAATTCCAGCAGGATTTGCCCATGCTATGGATCTTACTAAAGATGCTATGATTACAGCATACAGATGTCACGTGCATCCTATGGCAATGGGAGTAGATCCTAAGAGAATTATGGCAGAGTTATGTGGTAAAGCAACTGGAACTTCTAACGGATTAGGTGGTTCTATGCACATTTTCTCAAAAGAGCATAGATTCTATGGAGGTCACGGAATTGTAGGTGGTCAGATTCCATTAGGAGCAGGTATAGCATTCGCAGATAAGTATTTTGAAAGAGGTGGAGTTACCATTTGTTATTTTGGTGATGGAGCTGTAAGACAAGGTGCTTTACATGAAACCTTTAACATGGCAATGAACTGGAAACTTCCAGTAGTTTTCGTGGTAGAAAATAACCAATATGCTATGGGAACATCAGTTTCTAGAACAGCAAACCACGAAGACATTTACAAATTAGGTTTAGGTTACGAAATGCCTTGTATGCCTGTAGATGCTATGGACCCTGAAAAAGTTGCAGAAGTAGCTTACGAAGCTGTAGAAAGAGCAAGAAGAGGAGACGGGCCTACTTTCATAGAAGCTAGAACTTACAGATTTAGAGGTCACTCTATGTCAGATGCTGAACCTTATAGAACTAAAGAAGAAGTAGCTCTTAAAAAAGAAGAAGACCCAATCGTTTTAGTTAAAAACAGAATTTTAGAAAACAAATGGGCTACTGAAGAAGAATTAGAAGCTATCGAAGAAAAATCTAAAATGTTCGTAGAAGAATGCGAAGCTTTTGCAGAAGAGTCTCCATATCCAAATGCTGAAAAAGTATATGAATATGTATATTCTGAACCAAACTATCCATTCTTAGATAAATTAGAAAATTAA
- a CDS encoding pyruvate dehydrogenase complex dihydrolipoamide acetyltransferase has translation MAEVITMPRLSDTMTEGKVSKWHKKVGDTVKEGDVLAEIETDKAVQDFESEFNGTLLYIGTEEGSNSPVDSVLAIIGNAGEDISGLVSGGSSAPQTEEKKEEVAVSAPEVSAVSAEIPAGVEVITMPRLSDTMTEGKVAKWHKNVGDDIKEGDILAEIETDKAVQDFESEFKGTLLYQGVSEGNATKVDEILAIIGPAGTDVSAIVAGGGKVAAPVAPEAPKTESAPAVNATVSTTTSTGGRINISPLAKKMASEKGIDISTVKGSGDNGRIVKKDIENYQPSAAPVQQTAAVSTSVASAPAAQVAMNFVAGETTETVNSQVRNIIAKRLSESKFTAPHYYLMVEINMDKAIEARKELNSLPDTKVSFNDMVIKATALALRKHPQVNSSWAGDKIIHHGNINVGVAVAIPDGLVVPVLKNADYMNYNQISASVKDMASRAKSKGLKANEMEGSTFSISNLGMFGIETFTSIINQPNSCILSVGAIIEKPVVKNGQIVVGNTMKLSLACDHRVVDGATGAQFLQTLRTYLESPLTMLL, from the coding sequence ATGGCTGAAGTAATTACAATGCCCAGACTTTCTGATACAATGACCGAGGGAAAAGTATCAAAATGGCATAAAAAAGTAGGTGATACAGTAAAAGAAGGCGATGTTTTAGCCGAAATCGAAACAGATAAAGCCGTTCAAGATTTTGAATCAGAATTTAACGGTACTCTTTTATACATTGGTACAGAAGAAGGAAGTAATTCTCCTGTAGATAGCGTTTTAGCAATTATAGGAAATGCCGGAGAAGATATTTCTGGTTTAGTTTCAGGAGGTAGTTCTGCTCCTCAAACAGAAGAAAAGAAAGAAGAAGTTGCAGTTTCTGCACCAGAAGTTTCGGCCGTTTCAGCAGAGATTCCTGCAGGTGTAGAAGTAATTACTATGCCTAGACTTTCTGATACCATGACTGAAGGAAAAGTAGCTAAATGGCACAAAAATGTAGGAGATGATATAAAAGAAGGTGATATTCTTGCAGAAATCGAAACAGATAAAGCGGTTCAAGATTTTGAATCAGAATTTAAAGGAACGCTTCTTTACCAAGGTGTTTCAGAAGGAAATGCCACTAAAGTTGATGAAATTTTAGCTATTATTGGTCCTGCTGGAACAGATGTTTCTGCAATTGTTGCAGGTGGCGGAAAAGTTGCTGCTCCAGTTGCTCCAGAAGCTCCAAAAACAGAATCTGCACCAGCGGTAAATGCTACAGTTTCTACTACAACTTCTACTGGCGGAAGAATCAATATCTCTCCTTTAGCTAAAAAAATGGCTTCAGAAAAAGGAATTGATATCTCAACCGTTAAAGGAAGTGGTGATAACGGAAGAATCGTTAAAAAAGATATTGAAAATTATCAACCAAGTGCAGCTCCAGTTCAGCAAACTGCTGCGGTTTCTACAAGCGTAGCTTCAGCTCCTGCTGCTCAAGTTGCTATGAATTTCGTTGCAGGTGAAACTACAGAAACAGTAAACTCACAAGTAAGAAATATTATTGCAAAAAGACTTTCTGAAAGTAAATTTACTGCACCTCACTACTATTTAATGGTAGAAATCAACATGGACAAAGCTATCGAAGCTAGAAAAGAGCTTAATAGTTTACCAGATACTAAGGTTTCTTTCAATGATATGGTTATTAAAGCTACTGCTTTAGCATTGAGAAAACACCCACAAGTAAATTCTTCTTGGGCTGGTGATAAAATTATTCACCACGGAAATATCAACGTAGGTGTAGCAGTTGCAATTCCAGATGGTTTAGTAGTTCCTGTTCTTAAAAATGCAGATTATATGAATTATAATCAAATTTCTGCATCTGTAAAAGACATGGCTTCTAGAGCGAAATCAAAAGGTCTTAAAGCTAATGAAATGGAAGGTTCTACTTTCTCTATCTCTAACCTTGGTATGTTTGGAATCGAAACATTTACTTCGATTATTAACCAACCGAATTCTTGTATCCTTTCAGTAGGTGCAATTATTGAAAAACCAGTGGTTAAAAATGGCCAAATCGTGGTAGGAAATACTATGAAACTTTCTTTAGCTTGTGATCATAGAGTAGTAGATGGCGCTACAGGTGCACAGTTCTTACAAACGCTTAGAACATACCTAGAAAGTCCATTAACAATGTTACTGTAA
- a CDS encoding ABC transporter ATP-binding protein, with protein sequence MIKAKNIHKSYGDLEVLKGVDLEIKTGEIVSIVGESGAGKSTLLHILGTLDLPSHIDKYGTELTIGDQSFLKMNDREISKFRNENIGFVFQHHQLLPEFTALENVLMPTRISGKNEKESMDKAFLLFEELHIAHRIQHKPKELSGGEAQRVAVARALINSPKIIFADEPTGNLDSKNADALHQLFFDLRDRYNQTFVIVTHNKELAESTDRKLVMKDGLIL encoded by the coding sequence ATGATTAAAGCGAAAAATATTCACAAATCTTACGGTGATTTAGAAGTTCTAAAGGGAGTAGACTTAGAAATAAAAACAGGAGAAATTGTTTCAATTGTTGGGGAATCAGGAGCTGGTAAATCTACTTTGTTGCACATTCTGGGAACTTTAGATTTACCTTCACATATTGATAAATACGGAACTGAATTAACGATAGGTGATCAATCGTTTCTAAAAATGAATGACAGAGAGATTTCTAAGTTTAGAAATGAAAACATAGGATTCGTATTTCAGCATCATCAATTATTACCAGAATTTACAGCTTTAGAAAATGTACTGATGCCAACGAGAATTTCTGGGAAAAACGAAAAAGAATCTATGGATAAAGCATTTCTGTTGTTCGAAGAATTACACATTGCGCATAGAATTCAGCATAAACCGAAAGAACTATCTGGTGGTGAAGCGCAGCGTGTAGCCGTAGCCAGAGCTTTAATCAATTCTCCGAAAATTATTTTTGCAGACGAACCCACTGGAAACTTAGATTCTAAAAATGCAGATGCACTACATCAACTTTTCTTTGATTTAAGAGACAGATATAATCAGACTTTTGTGATTGTAACACACAATAAAGAACTGGCAGAAAGTACTGATAGAAAATTAGTGATGAAAGACGGACTTATTTTATAA
- the radC gene encoding RadC family protein, producing the protein MSIKFLSEDDRPREKFLLKGKSALSDSELLAIILGSGNTEESAVELAQKILKSVGNNWQNLSLLSIKDLMKFKGIGEAKAISIATALEIGRRKASQEIPEKLVIKSSEQAYKILLPHLSDLRTEEFWVIFLNQKNQLIKKSQISKGGISATHVDVRVLFKEALDNFSTSIIVAHNHPTGVLTPSEADIRMTKNIQHAGEILDIKLFDHIIIGENSFYSFAEVGLL; encoded by the coding sequence ATGTCCATAAAATTCCTTTCAGAAGATGATAGACCAAGAGAAAAGTTTCTTTTGAAGGGTAAATCTGCGCTTTCAGATTCAGAATTATTAGCGATTATTTTAGGAAGCGGGAATACAGAAGAATCTGCGGTAGAACTGGCTCAGAAAATTTTGAAAAGTGTAGGTAATAACTGGCAAAACCTGAGTTTACTTTCTATAAAAGATTTAATGAAATTCAAGGGAATTGGTGAAGCGAAAGCCATTTCTATTGCTACTGCACTGGAAATTGGCAGAAGAAAAGCTTCACAAGAAATTCCAGAAAAATTAGTTATAAAAAGTTCTGAACAAGCCTATAAAATACTTTTACCACATCTTTCTGACCTCAGAACAGAAGAGTTTTGGGTAATTTTTTTGAACCAGAAAAATCAACTGATTAAAAAATCACAAATTTCAAAAGGTGGTATTTCTGCAACTCATGTAGATGTGAGAGTGCTCTTTAAAGAAGCTTTAGATAATTTTTCTACCAGTATCATTGTAGCACATAATCATCCTACTGGTGTTCTCACGCCTAGTGAAGCAGACATTAGAATGACTAAAAATATTCAACATGCTGGTGAAATTTTAGACATTAAATTATTTGACCATATCATCATTGGCGAAAATTCATTTTACAGTTTTGCAGAAGTAGGTTTATTATGA
- a CDS encoding DUF7935 family protein: MNFENMLPYAFALIITLPIIFLLRQFVFTYIRLKNKELKLLAVKANGDLKMQAYERMTLFLERIKPSNLVNKFDKDLAIHEFIFLLEKNITEEFEYNSSQQLYISRNSWENIVASKNNVIQLMKRTYESLSNTASLQDFKTIFLMNYVNGEDFIANTIEDLRKDAILLS, from the coding sequence ATGAATTTTGAAAATATGCTTCCTTATGCTTTTGCATTAATCATTACGCTCCCAATAATTTTTTTATTGAGGCAATTTGTTTTCACCTACATTAGGTTGAAGAACAAAGAATTAAAGCTTTTGGCAGTAAAAGCAAATGGGGATTTGAAAATGCAAGCTTACGAAAGAATGACGCTTTTTTTAGAAAGAATAAAACCATCGAATTTGGTAAATAAGTTTGATAAAGACTTAGCTATTCATGAGTTTATTTTCCTTTTAGAAAAAAATATTACAGAAGAATTTGAATATAACAGTTCCCAGCAATTGTATATTTCTAGAAATTCTTGGGAAAATATTGTAGCTTCTAAGAATAATGTGATTCAGCTGATGAAAAGAACTTATGAAAGCCTTAGTAACACTGCAAGTTTACAAGATTTCAAAACCATATTTTTAATGAATTATGTAAATGGCGAAGATTTTATAGCAAATACTATAGAAGATTTAAGAAAAGATGCCATTTTATTATCTTAA
- a CDS encoding inorganic pyrophosphatase codes for MIPNFKAHPWHGISAGEDAPNVVTTFIEIVPADTIKYEVDKKSGYLKVDRPQKFSNIIPALYGFIPRTYCHEEVKKLAIREGAVDVSEGDHDPLDILVLSSHNIHSGGLLMDAIPVGGFKMIDKGEADDKIVAVMVGDQVYGHIRDISELPQAEVFRLKHYFLTYKNLPYEEATCRIEEIYGAEHAKEVIAASQKDYSDKFGGTI; via the coding sequence ATGATACCAAATTTTAAAGCACATCCATGGCATGGAATTTCTGCAGGAGAAGATGCTCCAAATGTAGTAACTACTTTCATAGAAATAGTTCCAGCAGATACGATTAAATATGAAGTAGACAAAAAAAGTGGATATTTAAAAGTAGACAGACCACAAAAATTTTCAAATATTATTCCAGCATTGTATGGGTTTATTCCTAGAACGTATTGTCACGAAGAAGTTAAAAAATTAGCCATTAGAGAAGGAGCAGTAGATGTTTCGGAAGGTGACCATGATCCATTGGATATTTTGGTGTTAAGTTCACACAATATTCACTCTGGCGGTTTATTGATGGATGCTATTCCTGTAGGTGGTTTTAAAATGATTGATAAAGGTGAAGCTGATGATAAAATCGTAGCAGTGATGGTAGGAGACCAAGTTTATGGGCATATTAGAGATATCTCAGAATTACCACAAGCAGAAGTTTTCAGACTAAAACATTACTTCTTAACTTACAAAAATCTTCCTTACGAAGAAGCAACTTGTAGAATAGAAGAAATATATGGTGCAGAGCATGCAAAAGAAGTGATTGCAGCTTCTCAAAAAGATTATTCTGATAAATTCGGGGGAACTATATAA
- a CDS encoding sodium-translocating pyrophosphatase: protein MNLLFYLVPLFGVIALLYTFVQSSWVSKQSAGNDRMKTISGHIADGAMAFLKAEYRILTYFVIVVGILLGIMGFSNANSHWSIGVAFAVGAVFSATAGYIGMKIATKSNVRTAEAAKTSLAQALKVSFTGGSVMGMGVAGLAVLGLGSLFLIIKQIFAPEASVDSHEMERTIEILTGFSLGAESIALFARVGGGIYTKAADVGADLVGKVEAGIPEDDPRNPATIADNVGDNVGDVAGMGADLFGSYVATVLATMVLGRETLSVDNYGGFAPILLPMLIAGTGIVFSIIGTFFVKISDKTEDTTAKVQKALNMGNWGSIILTAVASYFLVNFILPENMTLRGFEFTRMGVFGAIMVGLIVGTLMSIITEYYTAMGKRPVTSIVKQSSTGHATNIIGGLSVGMESTLLPMIVLSAGIWGSYLCAGLYGVAIAAAGMMATTAMQLAIDAFGPIADNAGGIAEMSELPKSVREKTDILDAVGNTTAATGKGFAIASAALTALALFAAFVGIAGIDGIDIYKADVLSGLFIGAMIPFIFSSLAINAVGKAAMAMVEEVRRQFREIPGILEGTGQPEYDKCVAISTDASIKKMLLPGSIAIVTPLLVGFIWGPEVLGGFLAGATASGVLLGMFQNNAGGAWDNAKKSFEKGVDVNGETYYKGSEMHKASVTGDTVGDPFKDTSGPSMNILIKLMSIVSLVIAPTLASMFAEKIEKDRQHKIETMISASQKKSVSMTNCNTECMKECSAQGKNCETEHFQCCK, encoded by the coding sequence ATGAATTTACTATTTTATTTGGTACCTCTTTTTGGTGTCATAGCCTTACTTTACACCTTTGTACAGAGTTCTTGGGTAAGTAAGCAATCTGCAGGTAATGACAGAATGAAAACCATTAGTGGTCATATTGCAGATGGAGCGATGGCTTTTCTAAAAGCCGAATATCGCATCCTTACTTATTTTGTAATTGTGGTAGGTATTTTATTGGGAATTATGGGGTTTAGCAATGCTAATTCTCATTGGAGTATAGGAGTTGCATTTGCTGTAGGAGCTGTATTTTCGGCTACAGCAGGTTATATAGGAATGAAAATCGCAACTAAATCAAATGTGAGAACAGCAGAAGCTGCTAAAACTTCATTAGCTCAAGCGCTTAAAGTTTCTTTTACAGGAGGTTCTGTAATGGGAATGGGAGTTGCAGGTCTTGCTGTTTTAGGTTTAGGTTCTTTATTCTTAATTATTAAACAAATTTTTGCACCAGAAGCCAGTGTAGACTCTCACGAAATGGAAAGAACCATCGAAATATTGACCGGTTTTTCTTTGGGAGCAGAATCTATTGCTTTATTTGCAAGAGTTGGCGGTGGTATTTATACCAAAGCAGCAGATGTAGGTGCAGATCTAGTAGGAAAAGTAGAAGCAGGTATTCCTGAAGATGACCCTAGAAATCCAGCTACCATTGCAGATAATGTAGGAGACAATGTAGGAGATGTAGCAGGAATGGGAGCAGATTTATTTGGTTCTTATGTTGCTACTGTTTTAGCAACCATGGTTTTGGGAAGAGAAACTTTATCGGTAGATAATTATGGTGGTTTCGCGCCAATACTATTACCAATGCTAATTGCAGGAACTGGAATTGTATTTTCTATTATAGGAACTTTTTTTGTTAAAATTTCAGATAAAACAGAAGATACCACTGCTAAAGTTCAAAAAGCATTAAACATGGGGAACTGGGGTAGTATTATTCTAACTGCGGTTGCTTCTTATTTTTTAGTGAATTTCATTCTTCCTGAAAATATGACATTAAGAGGTTTTGAGTTTACCAGAATGGGAGTTTTCGGAGCGATTATGGTAGGTTTAATAGTGGGAACATTGATGTCTATCATTACAGAATATTACACAGCTATGGGAAAAAGACCTGTAACAAGTATTGTAAAACAATCTTCTACAGGACATGCAACTAACATTATTGGTGGACTTTCTGTAGGAATGGAATCTACTTTATTGCCTATGATTGTACTTTCTGCGGGAATTTGGGGTTCTTATCTTTGTGCAGGTTTATATGGGGTAGCCATTGCTGCTGCAGGAATGATGGCAACTACAGCTATGCAATTAGCGATTGATGCTTTTGGACCAATTGCAGATAATGCAGGAGGAATTGCAGAAATGAGTGAATTGCCAAAAAGTGTAAGGGAAAAAACAGATATTTTAGATGCAGTAGGAAACACTACGGCAGCCACAGGAAAAGGATTTGCAATTGCTTCTGCAGCACTTACCGCATTAGCGTTATTTGCAGCATTTGTTGGTATTGCAGGAATTGATGGCATCGATATTTACAAAGCAGATGTTTTATCGGGGCTTTTTATTGGAGCAATGATTCCTTTTATTTTCTCGTCATTAGCGATTAATGCAGTAGGAAAAGCAGCTATGGCAATGGTAGAAGAAGTAAGAAGACAGTTCAGAGAAATTCCAGGAATTTTAGAAGGAACTGGACAACCAGAATATGATAAATGTGTTGCTATTTCTACGGATGCTTCTATCAAAAAAATGTTATTACCAGGTTCTATCGCTATTGTTACACCATTATTAGTTGGTTTTATTTGGGGACCTGAAGTTTTAGGAGGATTTTTAGCAGGAGCTACTGCAAGTGGTGTCTTACTAGGAATGTTTCAAAATAACGCAGGTGGAGCTTGGGATAATGCGAAAAAATCTTTTGAAAAAGGAGTAGATGTAAATGGTGAAACTTATTACAAAGGTTCTGAAATGCACAAAGCTTCAGTAACAGGAGATACAGTAGGAGATCCGTTCAAAGATACTTCTGGACCTTCAATGAATATTTTAATTAAGTTAATGTCAATTGTCTCTTTGGTTATTGCACCTACATTGGCATCTATGTTTGCAGAAAAAATTGAAAAAGACAGACAACATAAGATAGAAACCATGATTTCTGCCTCTCAAAAGAAATCTGTTTCTATGACTAATTGTAATACAGAATGTATGAAAGAATGTTCCGCTCAAGGAAAAAATTGTGAAACCGAACATTTCCAATGTTGTAAATAA
- the dnaX gene encoding DNA polymerase III subunit gamma/tau yields MENFIVSARKYRPQEFDTVVGQSHVTDTLEHAIENSQLAQALLFCGPRGVGKTTCARILARKINEKDGSTSEDGFAYNIFELDAASNNSVDDIRDLTDQVRFAPQVGKYKIYIIDEVHMLSTAAFNAFLKTLEEPPAHAIFILATTEKHKIIPTILSRCQIYDFKRITIEDIQEHLRKIAEKEGVNYEDDALFLIAQKADGALRDALSIFDRLTTFTQKNITLAKAAEVLNILDYDQYLKIVDLAKENNIPGILTAFNDIVKKGFDPHLFIGGLGSHFRDLMMAQNASTLALIEVGENTKQKFSEQSKNWSAQQLIDAIEICNHADINYKNSKNPRLTVEIALMQLASLTVAKSDDKKKSS; encoded by the coding sequence ATGGAAAATTTTATCGTATCCGCAAGAAAATATCGTCCGCAAGAGTTTGACACTGTTGTAGGGCAATCTCACGTTACAGATACCTTAGAACATGCCATAGAAAACAGTCAGTTAGCTCAAGCATTGCTTTTCTGCGGACCAAGAGGCGTAGGGAAGACTACTTGTGCTAGAATTTTGGCTAGAAAAATTAACGAAAAAGATGGTTCTACCTCAGAAGACGGATTTGCGTATAATATCTTTGAATTAGATGCTGCTTCTAATAACTCAGTAGATGATATCAGAGATTTAACAGACCAAGTTCGTTTTGCTCCACAAGTTGGGAAATATAAAATTTATATTATAGACGAGGTACATATGCTGTCTACAGCGGCATTTAATGCATTTCTTAAAACATTAGAAGAACCACCTGCACACGCTATTTTTATTTTAGCAACTACCGAAAAACATAAGATTATTCCTACCATTTTATCAAGATGCCAAATTTATGATTTCAAAAGAATCACCATCGAAGATATACAGGAACATCTTAGAAAAATTGCCGAAAAAGAAGGCGTAAATTATGAAGATGATGCATTGTTCTTAATTGCTCAAAAAGCAGATGGAGCACTGAGAGATGCACTTTCTATTTTTGATAGGCTTACCACTTTTACTCAGAAAAATATTACACTTGCTAAAGCAGCAGAAGTTCTTAATATTCTAGATTACGATCAATATTTGAAAATTGTAGATTTAGCGAAAGAAAATAACATTCCAGGAATCCTTACTGCTTTTAATGATATTGTTAAAAAAGGTTTTGATCCTCATTTATTTATTGGTGGGTTGGGTAGTCATTTCCGTGATTTAATGATGGCGCAAAATGCGTCTACACTTGCTTTAATAGAAGTAGGTGAGAACACGAAACAAAAGTTTTCTGAACAAAGCAAAAACTGGAGTGCTCAGCAACTCATAGATGCTATAGAAATCTGTAATCATGCAGATATTAATTACAAAAATTCTAAAAATCCTAGATTAACGGTAGAAATCGCTTTGATGCAGTTAGCCAGTCTTACTGTTGCAAAAAGTGATGATAAAAAAAAAAGTTCTTAA
- a CDS encoding TIGR00341 family protein, with amino-acid sequence MFRLLDLHKGEENKQKVLENVKDNISFSGSNLWILMAAILVASVGLNVNSTAVVIGAMLISPLMGPIVGAGFALGVFDFELLKKSLKNLLIATIASLLVSTIYFYISPFKEAQSELLARTSPNIYDVLIAFFGGLAGVIAITRVEKGNPIPGVAIATALMPPLCTAGFGLATGNFKFFFGALFLYTINCVFIGISTFLIVKFLKYPSVKFVDLKERKRVQNLITLLSLLVLLPSIYFAYSLYKEQEFRIKADQFIEKEFIEKGNTLVYKKINFLSNPRKIELAFLKRNFTQDEIKKMNRSLSEIGLNNTELIIKANNYQNLEVLKDDILNEINKNSERDKELLALKSQTSSLENNMQLLKEAQVLFPNVNAINVSELSFAQGDSLVEKPVLIYQASENLTDEEQIKLKNWIEKRLNKSNVEVYK; translated from the coding sequence ATGTTTAGACTATTAGATTTACATAAAGGAGAAGAAAACAAACAAAAAGTTTTAGAAAACGTAAAAGATAATATTTCTTTTTCTGGTTCTAATTTATGGATTCTAATGGCTGCGATTCTTGTAGCATCTGTAGGTCTTAATGTAAATTCTACAGCAGTGGTGATTGGAGCCATGCTTATTTCTCCTTTGATGGGACCTATTGTAGGTGCTGGTTTTGCACTTGGTGTTTTTGATTTTGAATTACTGAAAAAATCATTGAAAAATTTACTTATTGCTACCATTGCGAGTTTATTAGTTTCTACCATCTATTTTTATATTAGTCCTTTCAAAGAAGCTCAATCAGAATTATTAGCAAGAACATCTCCTAATATTTATGACGTGCTTATTGCATTTTTTGGCGGCTTAGCTGGTGTTATTGCAATAACTAGAGTGGAAAAAGGAAATCCTATTCCTGGAGTTGCCATTGCTACAGCTCTTATGCCACCATTATGTACGGCAGGCTTTGGTTTGGCAACAGGTAATTTTAAATTCTTTTTTGGAGCATTATTTCTTTATACTATTAATTGTGTTTTTATAGGAATTTCTACATTTTTAATTGTTAAATTTCTTAAATATCCATCGGTTAAATTTGTAGATTTAAAAGAAAGAAAAAGAGTACAAAATCTGATAACCCTACTTTCATTACTTGTTCTTTTGCCAAGTATTTATTTTGCCTATTCATTATATAAAGAACAGGAATTTAGAATTAAGGCAGACCAGTTTATTGAAAAAGAATTTATAGAAAAAGGAAATACTTTAGTTTATAAAAAAATAAATTTTCTAAGCAATCCTCGGAAAATAGAATTAGCTTTTTTAAAGAGAAATTTTACTCAAGATGAAATAAAAAAAATGAACCGAAGTCTTTCAGAAATTGGTCTAAATAATACCGAACTTATTATTAAAGCTAATAATTATCAAAATTTGGAAGTTTTAAAAGACGATATTCTTAATGAAATCAATAAAAATTCTGAAAGAGATAAAGAATTATTGGCTTTAAAAAGTCAAACTTCATCTTTAGAAAATAACATGCAGTTGCTTAAAGAAGCTCAAGTTTTGTTTCCAAATGTCAATGCGATAAATGTTTCTGAACTCAGTTTTGCACAAGGTGATTCATTAGTTGAAAAACCTGTACTTATTTATCAAGCATCAGAAAATCTTACTGATGAAGAACAAATAAAACTGAAAAACTGGATTGAGAAAAGGCTCAATAAATCAAATGTAGAAGTTTATAAATAA